A region from the Toxotes jaculatrix isolate fToxJac2 chromosome 2, fToxJac2.pri, whole genome shotgun sequence genome encodes:
- the LOC121191391 gene encoding immunoglobulin-like and fibronectin type III domain-containing protein 1, which produces MWKREKNTGPSVRQSFSLVHRYIQHFNEVSGSKSAVIRKRSKTPGVMITQYVVNVPEGKSTPDFQCKPVPVTIQEGKLAVFKAVVKGDPKPEVTWRRTKGNITDKDKFQSKYDESTGEYILEIRKVSEAETDTYKCYAVNEYGKAVCTATLSVTDASTNPSDFRKLLRKSKVERADGESDERFWDAMLNADRNDYERICTEFGVVDLHLILKKLEEKKKERMQNKCKDGVIPYDEETTEKHTLQSADKMDYSMKGLMQKDTGLNQLNDEKVNLLDTGINQTDAEEGNLLPAEFKFSNVDFVVKIQEIKAQEREDALFECVLTHPLPKITWMAKGSILEDGEKYSITVSDHKLIHRLLIRDCKQQDKGIYSAVAGITSCSAWLVVAAEGDLASAGKKKLRKTTLAGGAWTELEKVAKEQQIKNREEMEKILAAVKAKHEAGQLKGEETLTTGGRHGEITAVTELGKKAGDVKDKPDAAKASVLSEPTGSRENAKIKNSRGDGKVSKLDVSGCVTKAGAPVIADDSKNKKHIKPGQVDFDKVTDANAGGHSEENEDFSGSANNSTYIKHGQEIEDRVTESNGKITDVELNPIQMFDTSQNEVTDSDGNKSFTGSVKRSGHTRKVHQKHDTSDPNKPASDNEASDSDGNEDSTDQVKHPSCTKQSQQSQEAANGESTCPKDRSDETEDATGPATHARRRRQGPWIEDLVTDPVVHFICGLSDVNAIINETAELTCKLSSEDCEGSWFRDGKKISPDDNFTITRDGAIHKLIIIRCTEEHSGKYRFEADGRKTEAMINVKDPPRFDPEDLSAFTEPVTVKVGHNAIFKLHFVGHEPIKIQWYREGEELQGDSNTRTEKSASHSRLLLSRCQRKDTGEIKIKLKNEHGFTEAISQLIVLDKPTSPLGPAEVTESSATCIEFRWRPPKDDGGSPVTNYIMERQQVGRNTWKKIGELPGVPSYRDTDVDHGRKYCYRIRAVTAEGTSEVLETDEMQAGTLAFPGPPAAPKVVSAYDDCINLSWASPSNKGGSRILGYILEKRKKGSNLWTVVNTKDELIKEKKYAVKDVVAGMEYEFRVTAINLSGAGESSNPSEFVFARDPKKPPGKVTGLKVTETSYSHLVLMWTKPEEKPGIQDEAKGYFVEIRQADCIEWSCCNSTPIITTSYSVKGLKSMDMYWVRVIATNDGGESAPEELANYVLAMPSPVRPKFTNHKVKSFMVVRAGNSVRITVNFEASPRPDIKWLKDNVPVTKRATISNSDGSSQLLIPSSERSDSGIYSVLVKNLVGQETFSTEVRVTDDPKPPGLVELEENVPGTVTVIWEPSPDEKRDDRLHYTVSKLDYTKRAWTIVADRLFNNKFTVCNIMQGREYHFRVYAKNDMGISAPSESPLWGMEKKKERLVVDVPARKDCDLQCAPTFIVPLKLHTAPKGYECYMSCAVKGNPKPRITWYRNHISLNTNTNYYISNTCGVCSMLILRVGPKDVGDYTITAENALGRAECSTVLSVRE; this is translated from the exons GTTTCTCCCTCGTTCATCGATATATTCAACATTTTAATGAGGTGTCTGGCAGCAAGTCAG CTGTCATCCGCAAAAGATCTAAGACTCCTGGAGTGATGATCACGCAATATGTGGTAAATGTGCCAGAGGGAAAAAGCACCCCAGATTTCCAGTGTAAACCAGTTCCAGTTACCATCCAGGAAG GAAAACTGGCTGTTTTTAAGGCCGTGGTGAAGGGGGATCCTAAGCCAGAGGTGACATGGAGAAGAACTAAAGGAAATATTACAGACAAGGACAAATTTCAGAGTAAATATGATGAATCAACTGGGGAGTACATATTAGAG ATTCGCAAAGTGTCTGAGGCTGAAACCGATACATACAAATGTTATGCTGTGAATGAATATGGTAAAGCTGTCTGCACGGCAACATTAAGTGTGACTGATG CTTCAACAAATCCATCAGATTTCAGAAAACTGCTGAGGAAAAg TAAGGTAGAGAGAGCAGATGGGGAAAGTGATGAAAGGTTCTGGGATGCGATGCTGAACGCCGACAGGAATGACTATGAGCGCATCTGTACTGAGTTTGGTGTCGTAGACCTGCATTTGATTCTCAAGAAActagaagagaagaagaaggagaggatgCAAAATAAGTGTAAA GATGGCGTGATTCCCTATGATGAggagacaacagagaaacacactctTCAGAGTGCTGACAAGATGGATTACAGTATGAAGGGCCTGATGCAAAAGGACACAGGGCTGAATCAGCTGAATGACGAGAAGGTCAACCTGCTCGACACAGGAATTAACCAGACGGACGCAGAGGAGGGCAACCTCCTTCCTGCAGAGTTTAAAT tttcgAATGTGGACTTTGTCGTCAAAATTCAGGAGATTAAAGCACAAGAGAGAGAGGACGCCCTCTTTGAGTGTGTCCTGACTCACCCACTACCCAAGATCACATGGATGGCAAAGGGCAGCATTCTCGAGGACGGAGAAAAATATAGCATAACCGTGTCAGACCATAAACTGATCCACAGGCTGCTGATCAGGGACTGCAAGCAGCAGGACAAAGGCATCTATTCAGCTGTGGCTGGCATTACATCCTGCAGCGCCTGGCTGGTTGTCGCAG CCGAGGGTGATCTTGCATCTGCTGGCAAGAAGAAACTTCGTAAAACTACCTTAGCTGGAGGAGCATGGACTGAACTCGAAAAAGTGGCCAAAgagcaacaaataaaaaaccGAGAGGAGATGGAAAAGATTTTAGCTGCTGTAAAAGCAAAGCACGAAGCAGGGCAACTCAAAGGAGAAGAGACATTAACAACTGGTGGAAGACATGGTGAAATAACTGCAGTCACTGAACTGGGGAAAAAAGCTGGAGACGTAAAGGACAAGCCTGATGCGGCAAAAGCCAGTGTCCTGTCTGAGccaacagggagcagagagaaTGCAAAGATTAAAAACTCAAGAGGAGATGGCAAAGTATCTAAATTAGATGTTTCAGGGTGCGTAACAAAAGCAGGAGCGCCAGTGATAGCCGACGACTCCAAGAACAAgaaacacatcaaacctggTCAAGTGGATTTTGACAAGGTAACAG ATGCAAATGCAGGAGGACATTCTGAGGAAAATGAGGACTTCAGTGGATCCGCCAATAATTCAACATACATAAAGCACGGTCAAGAGATAGAAGATAGAGTAACTG AGTCCAATGGCAAAATTACTGATGTAGAGTTAAACCCCATTCAAATGTTTGACACCAGTCAAAACGAAGTGACTGATTCTGATGGAAATAAAAGCTTCACTGGGTCTGTCAAGCGCTCAGGGCACACAAGGAAGGTTCACCAGAAACATGACACATCTG ACCCAAACAAACCAGCAAGCGACAATGAGGCAAGTGACAGTGATGGAAATGAGGACAGTACTGACCAGGTCAAGCATCCAAGTTGCACAAAGCAAAGCCAACAGTCCCAGGAAGCAGCCAATG GTGAAAGCACATGTCCTAAAGACCGCAGTGACGAGACTGAGGATGCCACTGGCCCTGCCACACATGCAAGGCGTAGAAGGCAAGGCCCATGGATAGAAGATTTAGTGACTG ATCCAGTGGTCCACTTCATCTGTGGACTGTCTGATGTCAATGCTATCATCAATGAGACGGCTGAATTAACATGCAAGCTCAGCAGTGAGGACTGTGAAGGATCCTGGTTCAGAGACGGCAAAAAG ATATCCCCAGATGACAATTTCACTATCACCAGAGATGGTGCGATTCATAAATTAATTATAATCAGGTGCACGGAAGAGCACTCTGGGAAATACCGTTTTGAAGCAGACGGTCGTAAAACAGAGGCGATGATCAACGTCAAAG atcccCCAAGGTTTGATCCTGAAGACCTCAGTGCTTTCACTGAGCCTGTCACAGTTAAAGTGGGGCACAACGCCATCTTCAAACTGCACTTTGTCGGCCACGAACCCATAAAGATTCAGTggtacagagagggagaagagttACAAGGCGACAGCAACACAAGAACAGAGAAATCTGCAAGTCACAGCCGCTTGCTCCTTAGCAGGTGCCAGAGGAAGGACACAGGAGAGATCAAGATCAAGCTCAAAAATGAACACGGCTTCACTGAGGCAATTTCACAGCTAATTGTGCTTG aCAAACCCACTTCACCCCTGGGTCCTGCAGAAGTAACAGAGAGCTCAGCTACATGTATTGAATTCAGGTGGCGTCCTCCAAAGGATGATGGTGGCTCACCAGTTACAAACTACATAATGGAGCGTCAGCAAGTGGGACGAAACACCTGGAAGAAAATAGGGGAACTCCCAGGTGTGCCCAGCTACCGTGATACAGATGTGGACCATGGCCGAAAATACTGTTACCGTATACGAGCAGTGACAGCGGAGGGTACAAGTGAAGTGTTGGAGACTGACGAAATGCAAGCTGGCACACTGG CGTTTCCTGGGCCCCCAGCAGCCCCAAAGGTGGTCAGCGCCTACGATGACTGCATTAACCTTTCCTGGGCTTCACCAAGTAACAAAGGAGGTTCACGTATCCTGGGATATATTTTGGAGAAACGCAAGAAGGGGAGTAATCTCTGGACTGTTGTCAATACCAAAGATGAACTAATAAAAg AGAAGAAATATGCAGTGAAGGATGTTGTGGCAGGTATGGAATATGAATTCAGAGTTACAGCCATAAACCTCTCAGGGGCTGGTGAATCTAGCAACCCctcagagtttgtttttgcaCGGGATCCCAAGA AACCTCCTGGTAAAGTTACAGGCCTGAAGGTGACAGAAACTTCATACAGCCACTTGGTCCTGATGTGGACTAAACCTGAGGAGAAACCAGGGATCCAGGATGAAGCGAAAGGATATTTTGTTGAAATTCGACAGGCAGATTGCATTGAATGGTCCTGCTGTAATAGCACTCCCATCATCACAACTTCCTACAGTGTGAAAGGTCTAAAGTCCATGGACATGTACTGGGTGAGAGTGATTGCAACTAATGATGGAGGAGAGAGTGCGCCTGAGGAGCTGGCCAACTATGTACTTGCTATGCCCTCACCTG TGAGGCCAAAGTTCACAAACCACAAGGTGAAGAGTTTCATGGTCGTGAGGGCAGGAAACTCTGTCAGGATCACAGTAAACTTTGAG GCCTCCCCACGACCAGATATTAAGTGGCTGAAGGACAATGTGCCGGTGACGAAGCGAGCTACGATAAGTAACTCTGATGGCTCATCTCAGCTGCTGATCCCTTCCTCTGAGCGCTCAGATTCTGGCATTTACTCTGTTTTGGTGAAAAATCTTGTCGGACAGGAGACATTCAGTACAGAGGTCAGGGTCACAG ATGATCCAAAGCCTCCTGGACTGGTGGAACTGGAGGAAAACGTGCCTGGCACAGTGACCGTGATCTGGGAACCTTCTCCTGACGAGAAGCGTGATGACCGCCTCCACTACACAGTGTCCAAACTGGACTATACTAAACGCGCATGGACCATAGTGGCTGACAGACTCTTCAACAACAAGTTCACAGTCTGCAATATCATGCAGGGGAGGGAATATCATTTCCGGGTCTATGCCAAAAATGACATGGGCATATCTGCACCCTCAGAGTCACCACTCTGGGggatggagaagaagaaag AGAGGTTGGTAGTAGATGTACCAGCCAGAAAGGACTGTGATTTGCAATGTGCTCCAACTTTTATTGTGCCTTTGAAGCTTCACACTGCACCCAAAGGCTATGAATGCTACATGAGCTGTGCAGTGAAGGGAAATCCCAAACCTCGTATCACGTGGTATCGAAACCACATCAGTCTGAACACTAATACCAACTATTACATCTCCAACACCTGTGGAGTTTGCTCCATGTTAATCCTCCGCGTTGGCCCCAAAGACGTGGGAGACTATACCATCACTGCAGAGAATGCCCTGGGACGGGCTGAGTGCTCTACCGTCCTCAGTGTTAGag AGTGA